DNA sequence from the Candidatus Latescibacterota bacterium genome:
CGTAATAATAGACAGGCAAAGTAACCCGTTATGGAGGTAAGAAGATGAGAATGGTCAGAATGCTTGCTCTGGCTGCCATCCTTGTGTCTCTTTCTGTCGCATCCGTGATAGCGGATAACAGTGAGAGGATATACGGCAGGATCACCACAGTCGATGGAGAAGAATTCGAGGGATATATCCGCTGGGACAAGAATGAGGGCGCCTGGGTGGACTATCTCAACGGCAACAAGGAACTTCACAGATCGAATAAAAGCCACAGAAGAAGATACAGTGACAGAAAAAAGAAGATAACGATCTTCGGCATTCCCATCGGTTATTCCTCCACCCTTGACTACCATTCAGGCGCGGCCCAGTGCGGCGTCCGGTTCGGGCATATGAAGTCGATCGAAGTGATCGACGACGATGCGGTGCTGATCGTTCTCAAATCAGGCAGGGAACTCGAACTTGAAGCTGGTTCCACAGATATCGGCACCAACATCCGCGAATTAATCATCGAGGACACTGACGAGGGAGAGATAGAGTTCGACTGGGATGATATCGAAATGGTCGAATTCAAGCAGGGCGGATCGAGTGATGTCTCCTCTTTTGGAGAGAGACTTTTCGGCACGGTCGTGACTCGCAGGGGAGATGAATTCTCCGGCTGGATCTGCTGGGACATAGACGAGACTTTCAGCAAAGACGTGATCGACGGCAAGGAGAAAAGCCGGAACAGGGAGATCAAATTCGAGAATATCCGCGAGATCCACAGAAGAAGCTCCAGCAGCGCCGATCTCATCCTCACCAACGGGAAAGAAATCACTCTGCGCGGCACGAACGATGTCAACCACTCGAACAGGGGTATCGTCATTACCGATCTCGGCCTCGGCGAGGTAATGATAAGGTGGGACGATTTCGAAAACCTGAGACTTCATTCAACGGCCCCGGTCGTCAGGTATGACGATTTTGACGGCGGAGATTACCTTCGCGGAACGGTATACACGGAAGATGGTGACCAGTACTCGGGACGGATCAGATGGGACGACGACGAGGAATATGACTGGGAACTCATCGATGGGAATTACAGGGATATCGAATTCAATGTTGAATTCCGTAATATTGCGGAAATACATAAAAAGGGATCCCGGTCGGCGATCATAATACTAATGGATGGCCGTACTTTCCGCCTGCGTGGCTCGAATGATGTCGATGAGGATAACAAAGGCATCTACATCGAAACGGGAAACGGAGAAGAGGAAGAGATCTACTGGGAGGATTTCGAGAAAGTCGTATTTGACAAGTAGAAGATAACGACCCGCCTGGACCGCAGATCAGGGGAGGCTGCCTCAAGACAGTCTCCCTTTTCTATAGCAGTCTTCCTGAAAATCTGCTCGGACCGCGACTGTCGATCCGCGCCTGTCAATTGTAGATGAACCAGAGTACGATCCATGAGACAGTCGTCGCAGCTAACGTGAACGGCAGGCCGATCCTGACGAAACTGCCGAATGAGATCGGGCTCCCTTCCCTTTCGAGGATCCCCATCGCCACAAGATTGGCAGCGGCGCCTATCGGTGTGATATTGCCTCCCATGCAGGAACCTATAAGTACCCCGAAGGCAAGAAGCGCCGGGTCAAGCCCCAGACTTACGCTGAGTCCCGACACGAGAGGAAGCATCGCCGCGATATATGGGATATTGTCTATAAATGCCGATATGAGGACCGAGCCCCATACGATCACCGAATAAACGAGAAAGGGACTCATCCCCTTCAACGCATCGAGCCTGCTGACGACCGTCTCGACTACATTATTTATGGTCAGCATATGGACAAGGACGAAAACGGCCATCAGAAAAACGACCGTTCCCCAGTCGAGCCCCCATTTCATTTTCTCCTTCTCGCCACGAGATATTACCTTATACCAGAAATACCCGCCCAGGCCGGTAGCAACACAGACCGTCCCGCCAAACCAGCTGAACCCCGGATCGATCCTGTTCATGAACGACAGAAGGATGATGACGATCACTATCAACCAGAACGGCACCCAGCTCTTAACGGGAGTCACGGGCATGATCCCCGGCCTCTGAATGTTCTTTCTGAAAAATAGATACAGCACTCCGAATCCGGCGATAGCCCCCAGCTGGACTATCCAGAATATCGACGGCTTCCCCTGGTAGAAAAAGAAATCGAGGAAATTCAGCTTCTCCTGAGCGGCCAGAAGCATACTCGGTGTATCGCCGATCAGTATCGCCATCCCCTGCAGGTTCGACGAAACAGCCAGGCCGATCACCACCGGCACGGGAGAGACCCCCGCCTTTCTTGTCAGCTGGAGGGCGATGGGTGCGATGATAAGGACCGTTATCACATTATCCATGAAGATCGAGAATACCGAGGCGAAGATCACCACCATCAGAAAGGCCCTGCCCAGACTGGACGACCTGTTTATCAACACATCCGATATCGTCTCCGGCATGTTGGAGTATATGAACAGCTCCGCGATGAAAAGAGAACCTGTAAAGATACCGATGATATTCCAGTTGATCCCGGACAGGATATCCTGCGGCGTCAGGATCTGCTGCCGCGACAAAGCGCTGATAACCAGCGCAAGGAGCACACCTCCCCAGGCGATGGCCCAACGGTGCCTCTTCACCACAATGAGCCCGATATAAACAGCTATGAAGATTACCGCTGCCCGAATCATGCCGTGGGTCCGCTTCCCTTCATTTCCCCGATGATGCTGGCGGCAGCCTCAGCCGGTGATTCCGCCTGGTAGATCGGTCTGCCGACCACAAGATATGACGATCCCGATTCCATCGCGGTCCTTGGAGTCGCCACCCTCTTCTGGTCGCCCACAGAACTTCCGGCCGGCCTTATGCCTGGAGTGACGATAATGATATCCTCACCGAATTCCTTTCTTATGGCAGCAGTCTCGCTGACGGATGCGACGACACCGTCAAGCCCCGAAGAAACGGCCCTGTCGGCTCTCCTGAGTACCAGGTCTTCCACACTTCCTTCATAGCGGGAGATGTCAGCTAGATCCTCCCCCGACATACTGGTAAGAACGGTCACCCCCACGATAAGAGGTTTCTTCTTTCCGGAATATTCGGCATATTCACCTGCTTCATCGGCGGCTGCTCTCATCATATCGGAACCTCCGCAGGTATGGATCGTCATCATGCTTATCCCAAGTCTGCAGGCGGCTCTAACCGAACCGGCAACGGTAGCTGGAATATCATGGAATTTGAGATCGAGAAAGACCCTGGCGCCGCTGGCGGTGATCTCTTTTACCATTCCCGGTCCTTCGGCTGTAAACAACCTGCTGCCGACCTTGAAAAAATCGATCTGTCCTTCGAGTCGATCGACCAGTTCGACAGCCTTTTCTCTTTCCTCGACATCAAGCGCCACTATCACACCAGGTATTTTTGCCATCTACAGTCCTTTCGAGTTCCTCCACACCGATCAGTTTCCTTCTGTGTTGATCGATGCCGGAATACCATTCTTTTCAAGTTCGGTGACGATCTTTTCAGGCAGGTGGGAATCGTAGAAGATGGCGGTCCCGACCTGAACGGCTGCTGCTCCCGCCATGAAGAATTTCAGGGCGTCGTCGACAGAGTCGATCCCCCCCACACCGATGACCGGAATATCGACTGTATTGACGATTCGCCATACTGCCTCCAGTGCCACGGGAAATATCGCTGGACCAGACAAGCCCGCCCTTTTCCGTTTGAATACAGGTTTCTTTACGCGGATGTCTATATCCATTCCGACAATAGTATTGATAGCCGTTATCGCGCTCGCCCCCGCTTCCTCAGCTGCCAGAGCCAGTCTGCCTATATCCTGAACATTCGGAGTCAGTTTGGCAATTATAGCTGCTCCTGAAAGAATATCTTTGGCGTGTCCAACGTACCGGGAGATCATGCGCGGGTCAGTACCCACAGCCATCCCCCCCCGCTCGACATTTGGACAGGAAAGGTTCAACTCGACAATATCTATCATCCCGGTATCTGCAGCTGCGTCGAGAAGTTTGCGATACCCGTCCCAGTCCTCCGCGGCGAGGCTCACAATCGGCCTTATTCCCCTATCCAGAAGACGGGGCAGTTTTTCTCCAAAAAAGACGCTGGCCCCGACATTCTCAAGGCCGACTGAATTCAGCAGTCCTCCCGGGGTCTCCTGAAGCCTTGTCCCCGGATTACCAGCTTTCGGTTCGTACGTCACCGTCTTCGTGACGATACCCCCCAGCCGTTGAAGATCGATGAAACCGTCATATTCTTCGCCATACCCGGCAGGGCCCGACGCTAGAAATACCGGGTTATCGAACAAAATGTCCCCGATAGTCACTTTTATCGATCCTGTCGTACTCATTCCCAATCCTCCCAGGCGATCTGTGAAGCATCGAATACCGTTCCGTCGCTGCAGACTGCCATGAGCTTCCTGCCTTCCTCTTCCCTTGACGGCACGGTACACCCCCTGCATGCCCCAACGCCGCAGGCCATCACCGCTTCGAGCGATGTATAATGGCTGTCGAAACGGGTCGATACCTTGAGCTCCAGCGATTTCACCATCCCGGCGGGACCACAGGAATAAAGCTTCGACGCGGATATTGCACCATCCTTAAGCAGGCTCTGGAGAAATGATACTGCGTCACCGTTGAATCCTTCGGACCCGTCCATCGTAGATCTGAATACTTTCGTAAAATCCTCCTCGCAGAAAGTGCCGAGGAGTTCTTCGGATGTCGCCGCGCCGTGGATCAGATACGTGTTGGCGGAGTCTTTCTCCCTTTTCCATGTCCTCGCGGCAAATATCATCGGGGCAAGGCCCGTACCGCCTCCCACAAAAACAGCATCCTCACCATCGGGTGATGGAAAGACCGTTCCTCCCAAAGGCCCTGCTATATCCATCCAGTCCCCGACCTCAGCTTCGCCCAGCAACCGCGAACCCGGACCGACGACCTTGACGAGAAGTACCAGTTCGGTCTCCGTGAGGTCCATTATACTGTATGGCCTTCTGAGAAGCGGAACTGGAGAGGAATTCACCCTGACTGCGACAAAATGCCCCGGTTTCGCGTCCGGAAATCCTTCCGGTCTGGCAAACCTTATCAATCGGCAGGCAGAAGACAATTTTTCGTTCCCGGCAACTTCCGCCCTGAACAACCCTTTCTCTATGCCGGCCAATCTATCTCCTTCCACTCCCCATACCTTTTCATAAGAGGCCCCAGGGAGAAAAATACCACGATCGTCATCACATCTATTTTCTACCCGGTACAACCCGCGTACTGTCGGAAGGCACACCACGACTTCCCCACATCCTCCTTCTCATCCTCTCGAATCTATCTCTACGTGCCATTTCCAGGATGGCAGGCCTGAAATTGCCATCAAGTGCATACTTCCCCTCTCTGCTCACCCCTTCCCTGCCTACAGGAACCTGTGGCTGGACAGGCTGTTTCCCCGCATTTCCCCGGTCGGGGATCTGTATGCCTTCTTTACTCACAGCAGCCAGCCTGATGCTGTCCGCCATTGCCGTTTCTCTCCTGAACCGCAAATCTTCAGCTATCGCGACACTATCGGTCATCGCCGAATCAATATACGACTCGAATGAAGCCGCAAGCTCATCGAATCCTATAGCGTATAGCTGCGAAAGCGCCCCCTTTGCCTGGGGCGACCGCGGATATTTATCGATCAATTCCCTGAACGCTTCAGCAGCCTTGAGAGAGTCCCCGACTTCTTTTCTGTAAATCCATCCGACCGCATAAGCTGCCATTGGAGCATATTGTGATTGCGGGAAACTATCGATCACCGACCTGTAGTTCGAGATAGCGGGCAATATCTCTCCCAGCCTCGTCAACTGGATCTCCGCCTCCGCAAACTGTTTCTCGGCCTGCTGGTTGTTCGTACTTTCACCGGTCTCAGTGGCCCGCAATTCCAGAAGTTTCTTGATACTCGAAGCTTTCAGTGTAGAAATAGCTGCGAATTCGGAACCGGACGATTCCTTTCCGACCTTCTCAAAGGCACTCTGGGCCAGTTCAAGAGAATCGAGCCGTTCATGATAGATCTCGCCCTGCCTGTAATACCCTTCTGCCGCATAGTCCGAATGTGGAAATTTCTCCACGATCTGCACATATTTACTCATCGCCAGATCAAGAGAATCCATGCAGACATATGATGAAGCCATGCCCAGCCATACCGGTCCCTCATCCTTGATTTTCGGTACGTCAGGAAGAATATCCTTGTATAGTTTTAGAGCATCGGCACAATTCCCGATCTTTACATAGCATTCTGCAAGAGCGAGTGTGATATCGTATCGCGACTGCCAATCAAGGCCCTTTCTAAGTAATCCGGAATAACTCTGCGCCGCGTTCTCCCAGTCCTCGAACAGGTAATGAAGTCTGGCGCTCTTCAGCCTCGATTCCTCCACGATCTCCCTCTTGTCAGTCAACTCACCCACTCTGGAATAGAACGCAAGAGCTTCCTGGTCCTTGCCGAGTTCCAGATTGATGTCGCCCGCGAGGAAAAGGACCAGGTAACCGATCTCGTGGTCCGGGTATCCATTCAGGTATCGATCCAGATAGAGAAGAGCCTGATTGTACTCATGTCTCTCGTAACTGGCCACCGCCAGCCAGTAGAGCGCGTGAGGCACATATTCGCTTTCGGGGAAATTTGTGGTGAGTTCCAGAAACTTCCTCGCCCCCTTCGAATATTCTTTCTGTTTGATCAGAGCCTTTCCCATCAGAAAGACTGCATCGTCTACCCAGCTGCTTTTAGGATGGTCCCGGAGAACCTTCGAACATTTTATGACAACCTGTGAATATTTTTCTTTCGCACTCCTGTTATCGGTGCTGCCCGATTCCACCTCCATCTCTTCTGCTTCACTGTACAACCTTCGCGCGTTATACATCTTGTTGAAGTAGACACACGAAGGCAGGATCGCGACAACCAGAACGGCTATCGCGGCCCGCACGAAAACAGTCGGGATCTTCCCTGTGTTCAACAGAATCCCCAATCTCAAGGGTCAGGTCGTTCATCAGTCAACGTTCGATCTCAGGATACATCTTCAAGGTACTTTCCCTCAAGGAAAACTCCTTTGACCCTTCCCTTGAATTTTTTGCCGATCAGCGGCGAATTATACGACCGGGACTTTATCATACGTTTTTCGAATACCCATTCTTCGTCAGGATCAATAAGGACAAAGTCCGCCGGCTCTCCCTGTTTCATCTTTCCACCTGGAAGGCCCATGACAGAGGCCGGCGAAGAAGTCAGAAGCCTTATCAGGTCGATGAGTTCTATGTCGCCGTTCTTCACAAGCTCGGTGTTGAGCTGGGGGAATGCCGTCTGAAGACCCAGCATTCCGGGAGGCGAATAATTGAACTCCACCTGCTTGTCGATTTCGTTATGTGGCGCATGATCGGTGGCCACACAATCGACAGTCCCATCCCTGAGAGCCGCTTTCAGCGCCGAGATGTCTGCCGCGCTCCTCAGTGGAGGATTGACCTTGAGATTACGGTCATACGATTCCAGCATCGTCTCGTCCAGAGTCAGGTGATGCGGAGTAACCTCTGCAGTGATGTCTATCCCCTTCTTTTTTGCTTTCTTTACAAGGTCAACAGCACCGGCAGTCGATATATGCGCTATATGCAGGTGAGCGCCTGTAAGCTCGGCAAGCTTGATGTCCCTTGCGATCGCAATCTCTTCACTCGCCGTGTGAGCCCCCTTCAACCCCAGCCTGGTCGATACGAAACTCTCGTTCATCTGTGAATCGGACGTAAGGTACGGGTCTTCACAGTGTGATATAACAGGCATACCCAATACTCGCGCGTACTCAAGAGCCGTCCTCAGGACCTTGCTGTCCGCAATATATTTCCCGTCATCGCTGAGAGCCACAGCTCCCGACCTCTTCAGGTGAAAGAACTCGGTTATCTCTCTGCCTTCCAGTCCTTTCGTGACGGCTCCTGTCACATACACTCTACAATGTCCGTCATCTTCAGCCCTCTTCGTTATATATTCCACGACACTCGGGTCATCGATGACAGGATCGGTGTTTGCCATGCAGAGGATAGAAGTGTATCCCCCCGCGATCGCGGCAGCGGTACCTGATTCGATCGTCTCCTTGTCTTCGAATCCCGGTTCTCTCAGGTGCGTGTGGATATCGATAAACCCGGGAGCCAGCACGAGGCCTTCCGCGTCGAACACAGGCAGTTCCGTTTCGGGCGATTTCTGCCAGACGATTCCTGCTATCATACCTTTCTGGATCAAAACCGATCCCGCCCGTATCTTCCCCGCCTCCGGATCTGCGATCTTCGCCCCGGAGATCCAGAATTCTCTTTTATCTTTCCAACTCGTCATTTTCAATCCTCGTCTCCGTTCAGTTCTCATTCAATTCCGTGTCATCGACTTTGCCCCCGGCGATAAGGAACAGAACAGCCATCCTCACCGCGACCCCGTTGGTCACCTGCGGAAGGATAACAGCCTGTTCGCTGTCAGCCACTTCCTGCGCGATCTCGACTCCCCTGTTCATCGGCCCAGGATGCATAACGATACAGCCTTTCGGTGCCAGGGAGATCACATCGCTGGTGACTCCGAAGACCTCGAAATATTCGCGGCTGCTTGGAAACAGCCTGGTACTCTGTCTCTCCAGCTGAATCCGCAGTATATTTATCGCGTCTGCTTCGCTGACGGCCTTTTCCAGGTCGTATTCCAGCTTCACGCCGCCCTCGCCAAGTTTTTCTATATCCACCGGCATCATCGTCGGTGGACCGCAGACAGTGACTTTTG
Encoded proteins:
- a CDS encoding dihydroorotase, which gives rise to MKMTSWKDKREFWISGAKIADPEAGKIRAGSVLIQKGMIAGIVWQKSPETELPVFDAEGLVLAPGFIDIHTHLREPGFEDKETIESGTAAAIAGGYTSILCMANTDPVIDDPSVVEYITKRAEDDGHCRVYVTGAVTKGLEGREITEFFHLKRSGAVALSDDGKYIADSKVLRTALEYARVLGMPVISHCEDPYLTSDSQMNESFVSTRLGLKGAHTASEEIAIARDIKLAELTGAHLHIAHISTAGAVDLVKKAKKKGIDITAEVTPHHLTLDETMLESYDRNLKVNPPLRSAADISALKAALRDGTVDCVATDHAPHNEIDKQVEFNYSPPGMLGLQTAFPQLNTELVKNGDIELIDLIRLLTSSPASVMGLPGGKMKQGEPADFVLIDPDEEWVFEKRMIKSRSYNSPLIGKKFKGRVKGVFLEGKYLEDVS
- a CDS encoding dihydroorotate dehydrogenase — encoded protein: MSTTGSIKVTIGDILFDNPVFLASGPAGYGEEYDGFIDLQRLGGIVTKTVTYEPKAGNPGTRLQETPGGLLNSVGLENVGASVFFGEKLPRLLDRGIRPIVSLAAEDWDGYRKLLDAAADTGMIDIVELNLSCPNVERGGMAVGTDPRMISRYVGHAKDILSGAAIIAKLTPNVQDIGRLALAAEEAGASAITAINTIVGMDIDIRVKKPVFKRKRAGLSGPAIFPVALEAVWRIVNTVDIPVIGVGGIDSVDDALKFFMAGAAAVQVGTAIFYDSHLPEKIVTELEKNGIPASINTEGN
- a CDS encoding tetratricopeptide repeat protein, which produces MNTGKIPTVFVRAAIAVLVVAILPSCVYFNKMYNARRLYSEAEEMEVESGSTDNRSAKEKYSQVVIKCSKVLRDHPKSSWVDDAVFLMGKALIKQKEYSKGARKFLELTTNFPESEYVPHALYWLAVASYERHEYNQALLYLDRYLNGYPDHEIGYLVLFLAGDINLELGKDQEALAFYSRVGELTDKREIVEESRLKSARLHYLFEDWENAAQSYSGLLRKGLDWQSRYDITLALAECYVKIGNCADALKLYKDILPDVPKIKDEGPVWLGMASSYVCMDSLDLAMSKYVQIVEKFPHSDYAAEGYYRQGEIYHERLDSLELAQSAFEKVGKESSGSEFAAISTLKASSIKKLLELRATETGESTNNQQAEKQFAEAEIQLTRLGEILPAISNYRSVIDSFPQSQYAPMAAYAVGWIYRKEVGDSLKAAEAFRELIDKYPRSPQAKGALSQLYAIGFDELAASFESYIDSAMTDSVAIAEDLRFRRETAMADSIRLAAVSKEGIQIPDRGNAGKQPVQPQVPVGREGVSREGKYALDGNFRPAILEMARRDRFERMRRRMWGSRGVPSDSTRVVPGRK
- the pyrF gene encoding orotidine-5'-phosphate decarboxylase, with protein sequence MAKIPGVIVALDVEEREKAVELVDRLEGQIDFFKVGSRLFTAEGPGMVKEITASGARVFLDLKFHDIPATVAGSVRAACRLGISMMTIHTCGGSDMMRAAADEAGEYAEYSGKKKPLIVGVTVLTSMSGEDLADISRYEGSVEDLVLRRADRAVSSGLDGVVASVSETAAIRKEFGEDIIIVTPGIRPAGSSVGDQKRVATPRTAMESGSSYLVVGRPIYQAESPAEAAASIIGEMKGSGPTA